One Comamonas odontotermitis genomic window, GCAACGCGAACGTATCCACCAGTCGGCACGCGAGATCTGCCAGGCCGCAGGCTATGTAGGTGCGGGCACGGTGGAATACCTGCTCAGCCAGAACGGCGCCATCTCCTTCCTCGAAGTCAACACCCGTCTGCAGGTGGAGCACCCCGTGACGGAGGAGACCACCGGCACCGACCTGGTGCGCCTGCAGTTCCGCGTGGCCGAAGGCGAGGTGCTGGCAGACACCAGCGTGCCTGTTCCCTATGGGCATGCGTTTGAGTTTCGCATCAACGCTGAAGACGTGGGCCGCGGCTTCTTGCCCGCGCCTGGCCTGGTGACGCGCTTTGATGCCCCCTCGGGGCCTGGCGTGCGGGTGGACAGTGGCGTGCAAAGCGGATCGATGGTGGCAGGCCAGTTTGATTCCATGCTGGCCAAGCTCATCGTCTGGGGGCCGACGCGTGAAGTGGCCGTGCAGCGTGCGCGCCGCGCGCTCAAGGAGTTCAAGATCGAGGGCGTGCCCACGGTGCTTCCTTTCCACGAGGCGGTGATGGCACACGACGATTTCGTGAATGGCCAGCACATGGGCGTGCACACCCGTTGGATCGAAACCCAGCTGATGCCACAGTGGGATGCCCAGCCCGAGTCGCGGCCACAGCCCGTGCAAAGCAGCGGTCTGCAGCGCATGGCGATCGAGCTGGATGGCCGCCGCGTGATGCTGGGTCTGCCTGCATCACTGCTGTCGGGTCTGTCTGCTGCCGGACATGCTGCAGCCGCCTCGCCTGCCCAACAGGAAGAGGCCGATGCCAATGCGGTGACCGCTGTCTCTGCTGGCACCTTGACGGCCTGGAAGGTCGCCGATGGTGCCACCGTGCAGCAAGGCGATCTGATCGCGGTGATGGAAGCGATGAAGATGGAAATGCAGGTCAACGCACCTCGCGCGGGCCGCATCAGCCTCAAGACCGAGGCGGGCAGCTACCAGGCGGCTGGCGCGGTCATTGCGCGCATCGACTGAGCGCTAGCCTGATGGTTGGGCCTGTTCACACAGAGGGTGTGGACAGGCCCTTGTTTTTGGAAAGCACCTGCGTCAGTCGGTGGCGCTGGATGTGGCGATGGTGGGGGTGGAGCGACTGAAGCACGGCGAACCGGCAGCCTCAGACCCATGGCCGTTGCATTGGGCTAGTGCTGCCCGATTGCTGCGCCGCTTGGCAAGCCACGCCACCTGCGGGTGGTCTTACCGCGAGCGCTGCACCAGCCGTGCCTTGACTGTTGCGGTGTAGGTGCGGCCGACCCGCACCATGGTGCCGTCGGATAGCACGACGGTCAGCGATGAGAAGGGGCCTACGCCCACGCGGGTGACAGCATCGATGCGCACCATGGTGCTGCGATGGACGCGGATGAAATCCTGTTGTGGCAATTCGCGTTCCAGCTCGGTCAGGCTGGCGTTGTACAAAAACTCCCGCCCATCCGCATGGATGCGGGAATAGTCCCGCTCGGCCTGTATCCGCAGGATGCTGGCCGCCGCTATCCGCACATACTGGCCCTGGGTCTTGACCCAGAGCTCGGTCAGGCCCTGCGGAGGAGGGGCGGCTGCCCGGCGAAGGTTTGCAATGACTTCTTCCAGCTCTGCAATTCTTTGCGCACTGCTGCGCAATTCGCTCGCCTTGCGGGCGCGTTCCATTGCAAGGTGAAAACGCCCCGGCTCAATGGGCTTGGTGACATAGTCGATCGCGCTGGCATCAAAGGCCCGGCAGGCCTGGTCATCAAAGGCGGTGACGAAGACAACGGCCGGCGGCGGATCGATCTCGTCGGGCAACTGCCGCAGCAAGTCGAATCCGCTGCCGCCAGGCATCTGGATATCGAGCAACACGATATGCGCCGGTGCCTGCGCCAGGCGATCCAGGGCCTGGGAAACGGAGGCCGCTTCCTCGATGGTTCCGACCCACGACAACTGACGCAGCATGCGCTGGAGCCGGCGTCGGGCCAGTGGCTCGTCGTCCACTACCAGTACATCAAACTGCCTCATGCGACTCTCCAGGGCAGTTCAATCTCGACGCGAAAGCGCGTGCTATCGGCGGTGTCAATGCGGAAAGCGCCTTCCTTGCCGAAACGCATCCGGATGCGCTCGGCCACATTGCGCAGCCCGATCCCGAACCCGGTTGTTGTTTGCCGGCATGCAGTGCCGGGATGCACGTCATTTTCCACAGCCAGCCAAAGATTTTCCTGGCGGCGCCGAGCCACGATATGGATCCGTGTGTGCTCGAGTGTCTGGCCGACGCCGTGCTTGATGGCGTTTTCGATCAGCGGCTGTATCAGCAGGCTGGGAACCAGGGCCTGTCGCAGATCGAAGGGAACGTCGACGGTGAAATCCATCCGGTCGGCATACCGTTCGCGTTCGATGGCGAGATAGTCCTGCTGCAGGCGCAACTCTTCTGCCAGTGCCACGTCATGCATCGGGTCCAACGCCAGTGTGGTGCGCAGAAAGGTGGAAAGCGACAGCACCATGCGCTCGGCCCGTGTCGCAGCCCCTTCCTCGATCAGGCCGGCGATGGAGTTGAGAGTGTTGAAAAGGAAGTGCGGATTCACCTGGTAGCGCAACGCACGCATCTGCGCCATCAAGGCCTCCTCCCGCACCAGTGCCAGACGCCGTTCGCGGTCGCGGACTTCGAAGTTATAGAGCAGTGCCATGAACAGGCAACTCCATCCAAACAGCATGGAAGCGCCTTCGAGCAGCATGTAGCCGGCGTACAGCGGATCGAAGGATACCGGCTCGGGGTACTCGCAGAGCATGTAGTTCAGAAAGTCGATGGCGGTGAAGACGGGCGCTGCCACCGCCGTCATGCCAAAGCACAGCAATGCCTTGTGCGTGAACGAGAGGTGCCGAAGGCGGAACAGCACTCGCGACATGCCATAGGTCATCAGCGCGCTGGCGCCGAACAACACGAACTTGAGTGGAGCGGATTCGACCGGATCGATACGGATGAAATAGCCCAGCACACTGTCTGCCACGAACATGCAGCTCCAGTACAACAGGCTCAGGCGCAACGTGGCCTGCCGCAGAGCCTTGCCAAAACGCTCTCTCAGATGGTTTGCCGGGTCCATGTCTTTCCTTTGCAAAAGTATGACAAGGCGATGCAACGACGGATGAAGGGCCTCTGGAACGCTTTGGCCTAGGGACGCACGCTAAAGATTGCCATTGTGTGAATGTCAAGCGTTGAATGGCTCGTGGTCATCGGGCCGTGCCAGAGCTGGATATACCCAGATGCATCCAGCAGTTGACGGAGTGATGAAGTGATCGAGAAGCCAAATTAGAAGATACGTCACAGGGCGCTCGTCGGCGTTTTTCAGTCGTTCGTCGAAATCACTTGCCCTCCATCACCCTGCGTCAGCGGCTGGCATATCGGGTGCCCCATGCACCTGGCAAAGCCTCCTATGCTTTCGGAGAACACCCATTTTCGAGCCATTTTTGGAGACACAGCCTGTGCGCCTTTCGATCCCCTTTTCTCGACCCATTTTCGCCGTCCTGCGGCCCAGTACGAGGCCGGCTCTGAGGTCCCCGGAAAAACGCGCGGCAGACTCGCTCACTGTGCGGAGCGCCTATCCTCATGCCCTGGCGTCGCTTGCGCGCCGTTCTGTAGCGGGTGTGCTGCTGCTCGCACCGACCCTGTTGCCAGCTCTTGCCACTGCCGCAGCGACACCGTCGGTCACCATTGCCGGCTCGCCACTGCAGATCAGGGTGGGTGAAGACAACTCGTTCCAGGTCACCAGCAGCGAGATACCGGGAAGAGGTCTGGTTCAGCCGTACACCGTAGTGGACGGAACGGCCGACATGGGCTTCATCGTTGCGTGGCCTGACGCGCTGTTCAAGCCGGACTTCGCACAACATCTGGCTTCGCACATCACCGATTTCACGCTCACAGGGACTCCCTACACGCCGAAATCATTGAGCGGGGTCTCCGGTAGCGGTACAGTCGCCGATCCGTTCACTGTGACCGTGAAAAGCGCCCTGGGCAATACCGGCGTCACGGCAACGCTCACTGTGCAGTATGTCAATGGCAGCCGCCAGTTCACCAAGGCCTTCACGCTCGACAATGCGGCCGGCATTGGCACTACGCGGGCTGCGCAGATCATGTTGGGGGCGGCCCTGGCATCGCCAACGGGCGAAGGCAAGACGAAACCTTATTTTGAAGCCGCCACCACCAGCGCTGGCGGGCAGGGCGCAAGCACGGCTGGCGGCGCCAGTGGCTGCCCCGTAGCGAGTGCCGCACCGCATACGATGGTGCTGACACCGCAAACGGCGCCTGATGCCTATTTTGCAGGCTATTTCAATTCCATATGGCGGCAGATCGATCGCGCGCAACTCGAAAACCGTGTGGATACCAACTGTGATGAAAACGGTGGCGCACTGCAATGGTCGCGGGCCCTGGCTCCCGGCAATTCCGTTACCGTCAGTACGAGCATGTCGGTCGGCGAGATCGCAGCGCCAAGCCGCTACACCCTGGGGGGATCCGTCTCCGGCCTGACGGGCACCGGCCTGGTGCTGGGTGAGAGCCACAGTGCGCAAACCTTGCCTGTCAGCGCCAATGGCAGCATCGCCTTTGCAGCTCCGCTTGCCGACGCTGCTGCCTATGCGGTCACCGTATTGGCGCAGCCCACGTCACCAGCGCAGACATGCACGGTGGCCCAAGGCAGTGGTACGGTCAGCGGTGCGAATGTCACGAACATCGCTGTGTCCTGCTCCGCTGTTGCCCAGGCACCCACCATGCTGACGTTGGCCGCAACGCCCAATCCGGTCGTCGTGGGCCAGCCTCTGACCTTGAGCGCCACGGTTGCAGCCAAGCCCAAGAACGCGCTGGCAGCCGAAAACAAGGCAGCTGAAATTAAAGCAACTGCCACCGGCACAGTCACTTTCATGGACAACGGCACGCCAATCGGCAGCGTGCCGCTGGGAGCCGACGGCTCTGCGAACCTGGCGATCAGCAGTTTGACCGTGGGCGCCCATGCACTGACCGCACGCTATGCAGGCGACACGGAGAATGCACCCAGCGAAACACTGACGCCTTTGAGCGTGGTGGTGCAGGATGGCTCTGCGCAGCCTGCGCCAGTGGGCGTTCCAGCGCTATCTGCATGGGCTCTTGCGGTACTGAGCGTGATCGCAGGCCTCATGGGGCTGGGGGCGTGGCGCCGCAGAACCTGAGTATTTGAGCAAGCTATGGCCGATTGCTGACACGGCAGAGCAGGGCTGTCGCGTCAGAATCGGGGGATGCACGATTCGTCCCCAACGGCCTGGCAGCAATTTTCCAGGCGCTTTCATCCGCTTCAGCCTTTCTACAATGCAGTCCAACTTTGGCTGGGGGCCGATGGCCTGCGCATGAGTGCGGCCATGTCGTTTTACGGCATGCTCAGCCTGGCACCGCTGCTGTTGCTGATCGTGGGTTTGCTGGGCTGGTGGCTGGACCGCTCGTACATCGAATCCACGCTGATCCACCAGGTGGAATCGGTCATGGGCACCCAGGTGGCTGGGGTGGTGCGTGGCGCACTGCAGAGCGCACAGACCAAATCGCAGGGCCTCATCGCATCGGCGGTGGGCT contains:
- a CDS encoding IPTL-CTERM sorting domain-containing protein — its product is MRSAYPHALASLARRSVAGVLLLAPTLLPALATAAATPSVTIAGSPLQIRVGEDNSFQVTSSEIPGRGLVQPYTVVDGTADMGFIVAWPDALFKPDFAQHLASHITDFTLTGTPYTPKSLSGVSGSGTVADPFTVTVKSALGNTGVTATLTVQYVNGSRQFTKAFTLDNAAGIGTTRAAQIMLGAALASPTGEGKTKPYFEAATTSAGGQGASTAGGASGCPVASAAPHTMVLTPQTAPDAYFAGYFNSIWRQIDRAQLENRVDTNCDENGGALQWSRALAPGNSVTVSTSMSVGEIAAPSRYTLGGSVSGLTGTGLVLGESHSAQTLPVSANGSIAFAAPLADAAAYAVTVLAQPTSPAQTCTVAQGSGTVSGANVTNIAVSCSAVAQAPTMLTLAATPNPVVVGQPLTLSATVAAKPKNALAAENKAAEIKATATGTVTFMDNGTPIGSVPLGADGSANLAISSLTVGAHALTARYAGDTENAPSETLTPLSVVVQDGSAQPAPVGVPALSAWALAVLSVIAGLMGLGAWRRRT
- a CDS encoding LytR/AlgR family response regulator transcription factor, with amino-acid sequence MRQFDVLVVDDEPLARRRLQRMLRQLSWVGTIEEAASVSQALDRLAQAPAHIVLLDIQMPGGSGFDLLRQLPDEIDPPPAVVFVTAFDDQACRAFDASAIDYVTKPIEPGRFHLAMERARKASELRSSAQRIAELEEVIANLRRAAAPPPQGLTELWVKTQGQYVRIAAASILRIQAERDYSRIHADGREFLYNASLTELERELPQQDFIRVHRSTMVRIDAVTRVGVGPFSSLTVVLSDGTMVRVGRTYTATVKARLVQRSR
- a CDS encoding acetyl/propionyl/methylcrotonyl-CoA carboxylase subunit alpha, which translates into the protein MKKVLIANRGEIAVRIIRACADHGLQSVAVYADDDIDALHVRMADEAYALQGQRPADTYLDIAKLIAVARQSGADAVHPGYGFLSENAGFARAVIDAGLTWVGPPPSAIEQLGDKVQARKLALSVGAPLVAGTPEPVKDVAEVHAFAREHGLPIAVKAAFGGGGRGLKVVWKAEDIDELYGAAVREAVTAFGRGECFVEQFLDKPRHIEAQVMADQHGNVRVLGTRDCSLQRRNQKLVEEAPAPFLTDAQRERIHQSAREICQAAGYVGAGTVEYLLSQNGAISFLEVNTRLQVEHPVTEETTGTDLVRLQFRVAEGEVLADTSVPVPYGHAFEFRINAEDVGRGFLPAPGLVTRFDAPSGPGVRVDSGVQSGSMVAGQFDSMLAKLIVWGPTREVAVQRARRALKEFKIEGVPTVLPFHEAVMAHDDFVNGQHMGVHTRWIETQLMPQWDAQPESRPQPVQSSGLQRMAIELDGRRVMLGLPASLLSGLSAAGHAAAASPAQQEEADANAVTAVSAGTLTAWKVADGATVQQGDLIAVMEAMKMEMQVNAPRAGRISLKTEAGSYQAAGAVIARID
- a CDS encoding sensor histidine kinase produces the protein MDPANHLRERFGKALRQATLRLSLLYWSCMFVADSVLGYFIRIDPVESAPLKFVLFGASALMTYGMSRVLFRLRHLSFTHKALLCFGMTAVAAPVFTAIDFLNYMLCEYPEPVSFDPLYAGYMLLEGASMLFGWSCLFMALLYNFEVRDRERRLALVREEALMAQMRALRYQVNPHFLFNTLNSIAGLIEEGAATRAERMVLSLSTFLRTTLALDPMHDVALAEELRLQQDYLAIERERYADRMDFTVDVPFDLRQALVPSLLIQPLIENAIKHGVGQTLEHTRIHIVARRRQENLWLAVENDVHPGTACRQTTTGFGIGLRNVAERIRMRFGKEGAFRIDTADSTRFRVEIELPWRVA